One genomic window of Garra rufa chromosome 24, GarRuf1.0, whole genome shotgun sequence includes the following:
- the LOC141300905 gene encoding arylamine N-acetyltransferase, pineal gland isozyme NAT-10-like: MDVQKYLARIGCSGPCPPTLETLRYVHLNHLMTVPFENLSIHIGQRVKLELPHLYEKIVVERRGGFCYENNGLFSWLLSQMGFDVTILSAQVRNRFTGAYGPPFDHFIMMVKLDGHGWLCDVGFGSGFQLPLSLETDSPQVQSHGAYRLRSQGNLIFMEMKSETEVSGSGEETWTELYKFTLEPRERDDFRAMCDYHQSSASSIFFCKSLCSLLLPTGRITIMGRRLIITSLSKVEGQQAAKTTDLSDEEITEVLREKFGIVLHSQLTPKDVEIVPPPVTY, from the coding sequence ATGGATGTTCAGAAGTATTTGGCACGTATCGGCTGTTCGGGTCCATGTCCTCCGACTTTGGAGACGTTGCGATACGTTCACCTGAATCACTTAATGACAGTTCCCTTTGAGAATCTCTCTATTCATATCGGACAAAGGGTGAAGCTTGAATTGCCGCATTTATATGAAAAAATCGTCGTCGAGCGCCGTGGAGGATTCTGCTATGAGAATAATGGGCTCTTCTCATGGCTTCTTTCTCAGATGGGCTTCGACGTGACTATTCTCTCCGCACAGGTCAGGAATCGGTTCACCGGTGCTTACGGACCTCCGTTTGACCACTTCATCATGATGGTGAAGCTGGATGGACACGGGTGGCTCTGTGATGTGGGGTTCGGATCCGGATTCCAGCTCCCTCTCTCTCTTGAGACAGACAGTCCTCAAGTCCAGAGCCACGGAGCGTATCGCCTCAGATCTCAGGGAAACTTAATTTTCATGGAAATGAAATCTGAGACTGAAGTATCAGGGAGTGGTGAAGAAACTTGGACGGAACTGTACAAGTTTACCCTGGAGCCACGTGAAAGAGACGACTTTAGAGCCATGTGTGATTACCATCAGAGTTCTGCTAGCTCGATTTTCTTCTGCAAGTCTCTGTGTTCACTCTTACTGCCCACTGGAAGAATCACAATCATGGGCCGCAGACTGATTATAACTAGTTTGTCCAAAGTTGAGGGACAACAAGCTGCAAAAACCACTGATCTTTCAGATGAAGAAATCACAGAGGTCTTGAGAGAAAAGTTTGGAATTGTTCTTCATTCTCAACTCACTCCAAAAGATGTTGAGATTGTACCACCACCAGTTACTTATTAA